A part of Geothrix oryzae genomic DNA contains:
- a CDS encoding MFS transporter, which yields MTPEPSFREKYRFPASYWNANLTELFERAAYYSMASFIVIYLGRLGLGDYWPSTLNGVLWFLVYFLPILSGTIADQIGFRRSLLMACVLLVGGYFLMGYPVWFGGQTLALQAGKEVTAGLGVMVPVAMAIVLIGIGGSFVKPCIAGTVQRTHLGKATLAFAIFYMVINIGSVFGRLTAFFVRTKLGKLDTIFVVSMVAAVLAFLVVALLYRDPESAVDPAKPKRSVAEVLLGIFKVLRSGRFTMFMVVSSGFYFIYNQVYNVLPLYVKKTVELSPAMDLYTMANPITIVLFQLLITKLFGKLPPIKSIIVGTAIIGLSMLINVAPLFMAGGVTAKLLLPMGSLFVVMTVALIAFGELFASSRLYEYIGSLAPKGQEGLFLGYANLPMAIGSLVGGPAGAWLFNKVMCAGAVTQADGLLKLDPKAAATGWIILTLFGLGSAFSLWIYNRWLQKQA from the coding sequence ATGACCCCCGAGCCTTCCTTCCGCGAGAAGTACCGTTTCCCTGCCAGCTACTGGAACGCGAATCTCACCGAGCTGTTCGAGCGGGCCGCCTACTATTCGATGGCCAGCTTCATCGTCATCTACCTGGGGCGCCTGGGCCTGGGCGACTACTGGCCCAGCACGCTCAACGGCGTGCTCTGGTTCCTGGTCTACTTCCTGCCCATTCTCAGCGGGACCATCGCCGACCAGATCGGTTTCCGCCGCAGCCTGCTCATGGCCTGCGTGCTGCTCGTGGGTGGCTACTTCCTCATGGGCTACCCGGTGTGGTTCGGGGGGCAGACGCTGGCCCTCCAGGCCGGAAAGGAGGTCACGGCGGGCCTCGGCGTGATGGTGCCCGTGGCCATGGCCATCGTGCTGATCGGGATCGGCGGCTCCTTCGTGAAGCCCTGCATCGCGGGCACCGTGCAGCGCACGCACCTGGGCAAGGCCACCCTGGCCTTCGCCATCTTCTACATGGTCATCAACATCGGCAGCGTGTTCGGGCGCCTCACGGCCTTCTTCGTGCGGACCAAGCTCGGCAAGCTCGACACCATCTTCGTCGTGTCCATGGTGGCGGCGGTGCTGGCCTTCCTGGTGGTGGCGCTGCTCTACCGCGATCCCGAGTCCGCGGTGGATCCCGCCAAGCCCAAGCGCAGCGTGGCCGAGGTGCTTCTCGGGATCTTCAAGGTGCTGCGTAGCGGCCGCTTCACCATGTTCATGGTCGTGAGCAGCGGCTTCTACTTCATCTACAACCAGGTCTACAACGTTCTGCCCCTCTATGTGAAGAAGACGGTGGAGCTGTCGCCCGCCATGGACCTCTACACCATGGCCAACCCCATCACCATCGTGCTGTTCCAGCTGCTCATCACGAAGCTGTTCGGCAAGCTTCCGCCCATCAAGTCCATCATCGTGGGCACCGCGATCATCGGCCTCTCCATGCTCATCAATGTGGCGCCCCTCTTCATGGCCGGGGGCGTGACGGCGAAGCTGCTGCTGCCCATGGGCAGCCTGTTCGTGGTGATGACCGTGGCGCTGATCGCCTTCGGCGAGCTGTTCGCCTCCAGCCGCCTCTACGAGTACATCGGCTCCCTGGCGCCCAAGGGCCAGGAGGGGCTCTTCCTGGGCTACGCCAACCTGCCCATGGCCATCGGCAGCCTGGTGGGCGGCCCGGCCGGCGCCTGGCTCTTCAACAAGGTCATGTGCGCAGGTGCCGTGACGCAGGCCGATGGCCTGCTGAAGCTGGATCCCAAGGCCGCTGCCACGGGCTGGATCATCCTCACCCTCTTCGGCCTGGGCAGCGCGTTCAGCCTGTGGATCTACAACCGCTGGCTGCAGAAGCAGGCCTGA
- the pruA gene encoding L-glutamate gamma-semialdehyde dehydrogenase produces the protein MSNAIFSLPESVNEPINPYAPGTRERALLKAELERQYHLELDIPLIIGGQEVRTGKTQKAVCPHDHGHVLARFHEAGEAEVRMAIDAAMAAKKAWEATPWEDRAAIFHKMGSLISSKYRYILNAATMLNQSKSAFQAEIDSTCETADFLRFNAGFMEQIYRQQPISDPHVWNRVHYRALEGFVFAVTPFNFTAIAANLPTAPAIMGNTVVWKPASTSILSNYYLMQLYKEAGLPDGVINFVPGRGSMIGKVALEDRNFAGLHFTGSTGVFNSMWKTISGNLERYRSYPRIVGETGGKDYVFMHQSGDVAQTAAAIVRAGFEYQGQKCSACSRVYAPASRWPELKERLLGLLAEIRMGDVRDFRNYFNAVIDEAAFDNTMKYIELARNAKDAEILAGGKGDKSKGWFIEPTLILTTNPKFVSMEEEIFAPVVTIFVYDDAQLDETLKILDETSPYALTGAIFARDRYVINHLTEALANTAGNFYINDKPTGAVVGHQPFGGSRASGTNDKAGSFLNLIRWTSPRTIKESFTPPADIKFPFLEAE, from the coding sequence ATGTCCAACGCCATCTTCAGCCTGCCCGAATCCGTCAATGAGCCCATCAATCCCTATGCCCCCGGAACCCGGGAACGCGCCCTCCTGAAGGCTGAACTGGAGCGCCAGTACCACCTTGAGCTGGACATCCCGCTCATCATCGGCGGCCAGGAAGTCCGCACCGGAAAGACCCAGAAGGCCGTCTGCCCCCACGACCACGGGCATGTCCTCGCGCGCTTCCACGAGGCCGGCGAAGCGGAAGTCCGCATGGCCATCGACGCCGCCATGGCCGCCAAGAAGGCCTGGGAGGCCACGCCCTGGGAGGATCGTGCGGCCATCTTCCACAAGATGGGTAGCCTCATCTCCTCGAAGTACCGCTACATCCTGAACGCCGCCACGATGCTGAACCAGTCGAAGAGCGCCTTCCAGGCGGAGATCGACAGCACCTGCGAAACGGCCGACTTCCTGCGCTTCAATGCCGGGTTCATGGAGCAGATCTACCGCCAGCAGCCCATCTCCGATCCGCATGTGTGGAACCGCGTCCACTACCGCGCGCTGGAGGGCTTCGTCTTCGCCGTGACGCCCTTCAACTTCACCGCCATCGCCGCGAACCTGCCCACGGCCCCCGCCATCATGGGCAACACGGTGGTGTGGAAGCCCGCCTCCACCTCCATCCTGTCGAACTACTACCTCATGCAGCTCTACAAGGAAGCCGGGCTGCCGGATGGCGTCATCAACTTCGTCCCCGGCCGGGGCTCCATGATCGGCAAGGTCGCGCTGGAGGACCGGAACTTCGCGGGTCTGCACTTCACCGGCTCCACGGGCGTCTTCAACAGCATGTGGAAGACCATCAGCGGCAACCTGGAGCGCTACCGCAGCTACCCCCGCATCGTGGGCGAGACCGGCGGCAAGGACTATGTCTTCATGCACCAGTCCGGCGATGTGGCCCAGACCGCTGCCGCCATCGTGCGCGCGGGCTTCGAATACCAGGGCCAGAAGTGCTCGGCCTGCTCCCGGGTCTATGCCCCCGCCTCCCGCTGGCCCGAGCTGAAGGAGCGGCTCCTCGGGCTGCTCGCCGAGATCCGCATGGGCGATGTGCGTGACTTCCGGAACTACTTCAACGCGGTCATCGACGAGGCCGCCTTCGACAACACGATGAAGTACATCGAGCTGGCCCGGAATGCGAAGGACGCGGAGATCCTCGCCGGCGGCAAGGGCGACAAGTCCAAGGGCTGGTTCATCGAGCCCACGCTCATCCTCACCACCAATCCCAAGTTCGTGAGCATGGAGGAGGAGATCTTCGCCCCCGTGGTCACCATCTTCGTCTACGACGACGCCCAGCTCGACGAGACGCTGAAGATCCTGGACGAGACCTCGCCCTACGCCCTCACCGGCGCGATCTTCGCCCGTGACCGCTATGTGATCAACCACCTCACCGAGGCGCTGGCCAACACGGCGGGGAACTTCTACATCAACGACAAGCCCACGGGCGCCGTGGTCGGCCACCAGCCCTTCGGCGGTTCCCGGGCCTCGGGCACCAACGACAAGGCCGGCAGCTTCCTGAACCTGATCCGCTGGACCTCCCCGCGCACCATCAAGGAGAGCTTCACGCCGCCCGCGGACATCAAGTTCCCCTTCCTCGAAGCGGAATGA
- a CDS encoding substrate-binding domain-containing protein, with protein sequence MHRRSFLGWTLALMATLPGAALVAAPPTSKVILLATTTSTQDSGLLDALIPRFEQQTGFVVKTIAVGSGQAIAMGKKGEADVLLVHSPEAEKALVAEGSGVNRRLVMHNDFILLGPATDPAGIRRRPAAAALQAIGTGSALFISRGDNSGTHAQEKKLWKAAGLDPEGKAWYQQTGLGMGQTLSVASEKRAYTLSDRGTYLALRKKLGLEILGEGDASLLNVYHVIEVNPARFSKVNAAGARAFADFLVSKDAQAVIKDFGIGTFGSPLFFPDAGKPE encoded by the coding sequence ATGCATCGTCGTTCATTCCTTGGCTGGACCTTGGCCCTCATGGCCACCCTCCCCGGCGCGGCCCTCGTGGCGGCGCCGCCGACCTCCAAGGTCATCCTCCTGGCCACCACCACCAGCACCCAGGACTCGGGCCTCCTGGACGCCCTCATCCCGCGCTTCGAGCAGCAGACCGGCTTCGTGGTGAAGACCATCGCCGTGGGTTCCGGGCAGGCCATCGCCATGGGCAAGAAGGGTGAGGCCGATGTCCTGCTGGTGCACTCCCCGGAGGCGGAAAAGGCCCTGGTGGCCGAAGGCTCCGGCGTGAACCGCCGCCTCGTCATGCACAACGACTTCATCCTCCTGGGGCCCGCCACCGACCCCGCGGGCATCCGGCGGAGACCCGCGGCCGCGGCCCTGCAGGCCATCGGCACGGGGTCGGCCCTCTTCATCTCCCGGGGCGACAACTCCGGCACCCACGCCCAGGAGAAGAAGCTCTGGAAGGCCGCCGGCCTCGATCCCGAAGGCAAGGCCTGGTACCAGCAGACGGGCCTCGGCATGGGGCAGACCCTGTCCGTGGCCTCCGAGAAGCGGGCTTACACTTTGTCAGATCGGGGCACCTACCTGGCCCTGCGGAAAAAGCTCGGGCTGGAGATCCTCGGCGAAGGTGATGCCTCGCTCTTGAATGTCTACCATGTCATCGAGGTAAACCCGGCCCGGTTCTCCAAGGTGAATGCCGCCGGAGCCCGCGCCTTTGCTGACTTCCTGGTGTCGAAAGACGCGCAGGCCGTGATCAAAGATTTCGGAATCGGTACTTTTGGCTCGCCGCTATTCTTTCCTGATGCCGGCAAGCCGGAGTAG
- a CDS encoding DUF488 domain-containing protein → MAIRVVRLGTPRAPGEGLRLGTVRRPPRGVPKAEFASRDFYDLWLPEAAPSEELVKTAQAAASDRDWAAFRKKYRAEMGQPEKARLLDLLAALSHQTDLAVGCYCEDEAHCHRSVLQELLAERGAVIR, encoded by the coding sequence ATGGCCATTCGGGTGGTTCGTCTGGGTACGCCGCGGGCACCGGGGGAGGGCCTTCGGCTCGGCACCGTGCGGCGGCCCCCCCGGGGGGTGCCGAAGGCCGAGTTCGCCTCCCGCGACTTCTACGACCTGTGGCTGCCCGAGGCTGCGCCCAGCGAGGAGCTGGTGAAAACGGCCCAGGCCGCCGCCAGCGACCGGGACTGGGCCGCGTTCCGGAAGAAATACCGCGCGGAGATGGGGCAGCCCGAGAAGGCGCGGCTCCTGGACCTGCTGGCGGCGCTGTCGCATCAGACCGACCTGGCCGTGGGGTGCTACTGCGAGGACGAAGCGCATTGCCACCGCTCCGTGCTGCAGGAGCTGCTGGCGGAGCGGGGCGCGGTCATCCGCTGA
- the amaB gene encoding L-piperidine-6-carboxylate dehydrogenase: MQETLKSLGMSESNLGGFSGAWVGSGKAQSVCSPIDGQVLATVANVTPQEFEATLARCHAAFASWKLVPAPKRGEVVKALGDELRRNKAALAELVTLEMGKTLREGLGEVQEMIDICDFAVGLSRQLYGLTMPSERKQHRLQEQWHPLGVVGVITAFNFPVAVWSWNTALALVCGDTVLWKPSSKTPLTAIACTKIVEKVLRDFGYDPAICSLAIGKGSEIGDLINTDPRVALVSYTGSVPGGRHVGRLVQERFGKHILELGGNGAVIVSEKGDLGIALSSIYFGAIGTSGQRCTSTRRVIVHESIYGTFRDRLLELYRKTPIGDPRKDETLMGPLVDAAAVDTMRTALETVKAQGGKILIGGEKLPNPGGCYITPCIAEVPGNLPIVQEETFAPVLYLMPYRTIEEAIALQNGVPQGLSSAIITNDQRESELFLSAAGSDCGLANVNTGTSGAEIGGAFGGEKETGGGRESGSDAWKTYMRRQTSAINFSGRVELAQGITLEL, translated from the coding sequence ATGCAAGAAACCCTCAAATCATTGGGCATGTCGGAGTCGAACCTGGGTGGGTTCTCGGGTGCCTGGGTGGGCAGCGGCAAGGCCCAGTCGGTTTGCTCGCCCATCGACGGCCAGGTGCTGGCCACGGTCGCGAATGTGACCCCCCAGGAGTTTGAAGCCACCCTGGCCCGGTGCCACGCCGCCTTCGCCAGCTGGAAGCTGGTGCCCGCCCCCAAGCGGGGCGAGGTGGTGAAGGCCCTCGGCGACGAGCTGCGTCGGAACAAGGCGGCCCTGGCCGAGCTGGTCACCCTGGAGATGGGCAAGACCCTGCGCGAGGGCCTGGGCGAGGTGCAGGAGATGATCGACATCTGCGACTTCGCGGTGGGCCTCTCCCGCCAGCTCTACGGGCTCACCATGCCCAGCGAGCGGAAGCAGCACCGGCTCCAGGAACAGTGGCACCCCCTGGGCGTGGTGGGCGTCATCACGGCCTTCAACTTCCCCGTGGCGGTGTGGAGCTGGAATACGGCCCTGGCCCTGGTCTGCGGCGACACGGTGCTCTGGAAGCCCTCTTCCAAGACGCCGCTGACGGCCATCGCCTGCACGAAGATCGTCGAGAAGGTCCTTCGCGACTTCGGCTACGATCCGGCCATCTGCAGCCTGGCCATCGGCAAGGGCAGCGAGATCGGCGACCTCATCAACACCGATCCGCGCGTGGCGCTGGTGTCCTACACCGGCTCGGTGCCCGGCGGCCGCCATGTGGGCCGGCTGGTGCAGGAGCGCTTCGGCAAGCACATCCTCGAGCTGGGCGGCAACGGCGCGGTCATCGTGAGCGAGAAGGGCGACCTGGGCATCGCACTGAGCTCCATCTATTTCGGCGCCATCGGCACCTCCGGCCAGCGCTGCACCTCCACCCGCCGGGTCATCGTCCACGAGTCCATCTACGGGACCTTCCGGGACCGCCTGCTGGAGCTCTACCGCAAGACTCCCATCGGCGATCCGAGGAAGGACGAGACCCTCATGGGCCCCCTGGTCGATGCGGCGGCCGTGGACACCATGCGGACCGCCCTCGAGACGGTGAAGGCCCAGGGCGGGAAGATCCTCATCGGCGGCGAGAAGCTCCCCAACCCCGGCGGGTGCTACATCACCCCCTGCATCGCCGAAGTCCCCGGGAACCTGCCCATCGTGCAGGAGGAGACCTTCGCCCCGGTGCTCTACCTCATGCCCTACCGGACCATCGAGGAGGCCATCGCCCTCCAGAACGGCGTGCCCCAGGGGCTCTCCAGCGCCATCATCACCAACGACCAGCGCGAGAGCGAGCTGTTCCTCTCGGCGGCCGGCAGCGACTGCGGCCTGGCCAATGTGAACACGGGCACCAGCGGCGCGGAGATCGGCGGGGCCTTCGGTGGCGAGAAGGAGACCGGCGGCGGCCGCGAGAGCGGGTCCGACGCCTGGAAGACCTACATGCGCCGCCAGACCAGCGCCATCAACTTCAGCGGCCGCGTGGAACTGGCCCAGGGCATCACCCTGGAGCTTTGA
- a CDS encoding 4Fe-4S binding protein, which translates to MKQLVIDFQKCDAGRNCNHECEMECAIKVFKVDDPAQAALQIKAYEEGGGKAVLCDQCGDCVVVCPTEALKRNKLGVVMIDKQLCVGCYMCIGFCEKEAFMRNPDWIVPHKCTSCGICVKVCPHGALSIVEVPEPAVRII; encoded by the coding sequence ATGAAACAGCTGGTGATCGACTTCCAGAAGTGTGATGCGGGGCGCAACTGCAATCACGAGTGTGAGATGGAGTGCGCCATCAAGGTCTTCAAGGTGGATGACCCCGCCCAGGCGGCCCTCCAGATCAAGGCCTACGAGGAGGGCGGCGGCAAGGCCGTCCTCTGTGACCAGTGCGGCGACTGCGTGGTGGTCTGCCCCACCGAGGCCCTGAAGCGCAACAAGCTGGGCGTGGTGATGATCGACAAGCAGCTCTGCGTGGGCTGCTACATGTGCATCGGCTTCTGCGAGAAGGAGGCCTTCATGCGGAATCCCGATTGGATCGTGCCCCACAAGTGCACCTCGTGCGGCATCTGCGTGAAGGTCTGCCCCCACGGCGCCCTCTCCATCGTGGAAGTCCCCGAGCCGGCCGTTCGGATCATCTGA
- a CDS encoding aldehyde ferredoxin oxidoreductase family protein — protein sequence MSQLVFDPSKVMDIDYTQRTEYLEGLEAIKAAHKVLKEITYAPSLPDKGYTNRTLYVNVGTHEITEKPVTQQMKDVFIGGRGFGLYHLWNAVKPTTRWNDPENEIVISPGPVAGITQYAGTGKSLVVSLSPQTDIPIDSNVGGFYGPLLKFSGFDALELQGKSDKDIILFIDGVKGIIRIEEAPTDPVDSHVLAEVLTHMYAENEKDLPNISVVSTGAAAEHSLIGMLNFSFYDRRRKCVRFKQAGRGGIGTVFRDKRIRALVVRGPKVAGDLNHPADPETIAKTGIKYHKEIRENDGTQCMMRRNGTAHIVEIMDAYDLLPVHNFQFGSHPDVHKIDSSYWQQRCTQHTVDGCWYGCSMACAKGADGLVLRTGPYKGHMVTVDGPEYENAAGLGSNCGVFDPDYLLELNFYCDTYGICTITYGTLTAFVMECYQRGILNKERTGGLEMTWGNAEADLEMMHQMARGEGFGKIAGLGVKKMKEHFIKNGWGDPQLINDIGMENKGLEYSQYMSKESLAQQGGYALTNKGPQHDEAWLIFMDMVNKQLPTFEDKAEALYYFPLFRTWFGLNGFCKLPWNDVVPADNASQPEPHKVPEHVQNYVDLFSATTGIKITKEDLILQSAKVYNFQRVFNIRMGKGLRLHDAAPYRSLGPVTKEEYESRAERYDQQIVTEMGLDPAGKTTEEKMALHREWRTGRFSKLMDSVYTRRGWTLDGVPTLERLKELGLDAFPEVVDVVKQHLS from the coding sequence ATGAGCCAGCTCGTTTTCGACCCCAGCAAAGTGATGGACATCGACTACACCCAGCGCACGGAATACCTCGAGGGCCTCGAAGCCATCAAGGCCGCGCACAAGGTGCTGAAGGAGATCACCTACGCGCCCAGCCTGCCGGACAAGGGCTACACCAACCGTACGCTCTATGTGAATGTGGGCACCCACGAGATCACCGAGAAGCCCGTCACCCAGCAGATGAAGGATGTTTTCATCGGCGGCCGCGGTTTCGGGCTCTACCACCTCTGGAACGCGGTCAAGCCCACGACCCGCTGGAATGACCCCGAGAACGAGATCGTCATCAGCCCCGGCCCCGTGGCGGGCATCACCCAGTACGCGGGCACCGGCAAGTCCCTGGTGGTGAGCCTCTCCCCCCAGACCGACATCCCCATCGACTCCAATGTGGGCGGTTTCTACGGCCCCCTGTTGAAGTTCTCGGGCTTCGACGCCCTCGAACTCCAGGGCAAGTCCGACAAGGACATCATCCTGTTCATCGACGGCGTGAAGGGCATCATCCGCATCGAGGAGGCTCCGACCGATCCCGTGGACAGCCATGTCCTCGCGGAAGTGCTGACGCACATGTACGCCGAGAACGAGAAGGATCTGCCGAACATCTCCGTGGTCTCCACGGGCGCGGCCGCCGAGCACAGCCTCATCGGCATGCTGAACTTCTCCTTCTATGACCGCCGCCGCAAGTGCGTCCGCTTCAAGCAGGCGGGGCGCGGCGGCATCGGCACCGTGTTCCGGGACAAGCGCATCCGCGCCCTCGTGGTGCGCGGCCCCAAGGTCGCGGGCGACCTCAACCATCCGGCGGACCCCGAGACCATCGCCAAGACCGGCATCAAGTACCACAAGGAGATCCGCGAGAACGACGGCACGCAGTGCATGATGCGCCGCAACGGCACGGCCCACATCGTCGAGATCATGGACGCCTACGACCTGCTGCCCGTCCACAACTTCCAGTTCGGCTCCCATCCGGATGTCCACAAGATCGACTCCAGCTACTGGCAGCAGCGCTGCACCCAGCACACCGTGGACGGCTGCTGGTACGGCTGTTCCATGGCCTGCGCCAAGGGCGCCGACGGCCTGGTGCTCAGGACCGGCCCCTACAAGGGTCACATGGTCACCGTGGACGGCCCCGAGTACGAGAACGCGGCGGGCCTGGGTTCCAACTGCGGCGTCTTCGATCCGGACTACCTGCTCGAGCTGAACTTCTACTGCGACACCTACGGCATCTGCACCATCACCTACGGCACGCTCACCGCTTTCGTGATGGAGTGCTACCAGCGCGGCATCCTGAACAAGGAGCGCACCGGCGGCCTGGAGATGACCTGGGGCAACGCCGAGGCCGACCTGGAGATGATGCACCAGATGGCCCGCGGTGAAGGCTTCGGCAAGATCGCCGGCCTGGGCGTGAAGAAGATGAAGGAGCACTTCATCAAGAACGGCTGGGGCGATCCGCAGCTCATCAACGACATCGGCATGGAGAACAAGGGCCTCGAGTACTCCCAGTACATGTCGAAGGAATCCCTCGCCCAGCAGGGCGGCTACGCGCTCACCAACAAGGGCCCCCAGCACGACGAGGCCTGGCTGATCTTCATGGACATGGTGAACAAGCAGCTGCCCACCTTCGAGGACAAGGCCGAGGCGCTCTACTACTTCCCCCTGTTCCGCACCTGGTTCGGCCTCAACGGCTTCTGCAAGCTGCCCTGGAACGACGTGGTCCCCGCCGACAACGCCTCCCAGCCCGAGCCCCACAAGGTGCCCGAGCATGTTCAGAACTATGTGGACCTCTTCAGCGCCACCACGGGCATCAAGATCACCAAGGAAGACCTGATCCTGCAGTCCGCGAAGGTCTACAACTTCCAGCGCGTGTTCAACATCCGCATGGGCAAGGGGCTCCGCCTGCACGATGCGGCGCCCTACCGGTCCCTGGGCCCGGTGACGAAGGAAGAGTACGAATCCCGCGCCGAGCGCTACGACCAGCAGATCGTCACCGAAATGGGCCTCGACCCCGCCGGCAAGACCACCGAGGAGAAGATGGCCCTTCACCGCGAGTGGCGCACGGGTCGCTTCTCCAAGCTCATGGACAGCGTCTATACCCGCCGCGGCTGGACCCTGGACGGCGTGCCCACCCTGGAGCGGCTGAAGGAACTGGGCCTCGATGCCTTCCCCGAGGTCGTGGATGTGGTCAAGCAGCATCTCTCCTGA
- the thiS gene encoding sulfur carrier protein ThiS yields the protein MILVNEEPLGWHEGMTVRDILRARNYRFPMLVIHVNEVLVPKKDYDTTLVPDGAAVKVIHLISGG from the coding sequence ATGATCCTGGTCAATGAAGAGCCGCTGGGCTGGCACGAGGGCATGACGGTCCGGGACATCCTCCGGGCCCGGAACTACCGCTTTCCCATGCTCGTCATCCATGTGAACGAGGTCCTGGTGCCGAAGAAGGATTACGACACCACCCTCGTCCCCGACGGGGCTGCGGTGAAGGTCATCCACCTCATCAGCGGAGGCTGA
- a CDS encoding ABC transporter ATP-binding protein encodes MSRAVLLEARNLQVHRGRVQVLAVPGLDLRAGEVLALMGPNGAGKSTLMLALAGLLPLSQGSLRFKGTELRSRSDREAYRRRMTMVFQDPLLFDATVAQNIGAGLKLRGLPAGERAPRVLAWAQRLGIGDLLDRSARHLSGGEAQRTALARALVLEPEILFLDEPFSALDAHTRDGLLDDLGHILAEAGCTAVFSTHDHGEAARLAHRLAVMREGALLQTGGLREVMNHPQDPFVAAFVGMETLLKGRVAACREGLLTLQLGKGAGGREVLAMGEAQPGQTALVGIRPEHVALSLQTDKSSSARNAFQGTVTKVIPRGPFFKVELDCGFFLAAFVTSQSLAELGLEPGSPVVASFKATAAHLIRREGLDAEV; translated from the coding sequence ATGAGCCGGGCGGTCCTGCTGGAGGCGCGGAACCTCCAGGTCCATCGGGGCCGCGTCCAGGTCCTGGCCGTCCCCGGGCTGGACCTGCGCGCGGGCGAGGTCCTGGCCCTCATGGGCCCCAACGGCGCCGGAAAGAGCACCCTGATGCTGGCCCTGGCGGGCCTCCTGCCCCTGTCCCAGGGAAGCCTCCGCTTCAAGGGCACCGAGCTCCGGTCCCGCTCAGACCGGGAGGCCTACCGCCGCCGGATGACCATGGTCTTCCAGGATCCCCTGCTCTTCGACGCCACCGTGGCCCAGAACATCGGCGCCGGCCTGAAGCTGCGGGGCCTTCCCGCCGGGGAGCGCGCGCCCCGGGTCCTGGCCTGGGCCCAGCGCCTGGGCATCGGGGACCTGCTCGACCGGTCGGCCCGGCACCTCTCCGGGGGCGAGGCCCAGCGCACCGCCCTGGCCCGGGCCCTCGTGCTGGAGCCGGAGATCCTCTTCCTGGACGAACCCTTCAGCGCCCTGGACGCCCACACCCGCGACGGGCTCCTGGACGACCTGGGGCACATCCTGGCCGAGGCCGGCTGCACGGCGGTCTTCTCCACCCACGACCACGGGGAGGCCGCCCGCCTGGCGCACCGCCTGGCCGTGATGAGGGAGGGCGCCCTCCTCCAGACCGGGGGCCTCCGCGAAGTCATGAACCACCCCCAGGATCCCTTCGTGGCCGCCTTCGTGGGGATGGAAACGCTGCTCAAAGGCCGGGTGGCGGCCTGCCGCGAAGGCCTGCTGACCCTGCAGCTCGGAAAGGGCGCGGGGGGCCGCGAGGTGCTGGCCATGGGCGAGGCCCAGCCCGGCCAGACCGCCCTGGTGGGCATCCGCCCCGAACATGTGGCCCTTTCTTTACAGACCGACAAATCCAGCAGCGCCCGAAACGCCTTCCAGGGGACTGTGACGAAGGTCATTCCCCGGGGCCCCTTCTTCAAGGTCGAGCTGGATTGCGGATTCTTCCTGGCGGCCTTCGTCACCTCGCAATCCCTGGCAGAGCTTGGCCTTGAACCGGGGAGCCCCGTGGTGGCCTCCTTCAAGGCCACCGCCGCCCACCTCATCCGCCGGGAAGGCCTCGACGCCGAAGTGTGA
- a CDS encoding ABC transporter permease, protein MDLIWEGLRKALELLLTLDPEVLRVTLLSLQVSGAATLISLVIGLGIAVPVALNEFPGKRLVIALLNTGMGLPPVVVGLFVTVLLWRSGPLGFLEILYTPSAMILAQAVIASPIIAGISLSALQHLPPGLRLQILALGASRPQMVWLLLKEARLPLLAAVMAGFGGVISEVGASIMVGGNIKGQTRVLTTATVMETGRGNFEVAFALSIILLILAFSVNAVLTHVQQRDRPR, encoded by the coding sequence ATGGATCTGATCTGGGAGGGCCTCCGGAAAGCGCTGGAGCTGTTGCTCACGCTGGACCCGGAAGTCCTCCGGGTCACCCTGCTCTCCCTCCAGGTCTCGGGCGCCGCCACGCTCATCAGCCTGGTCATCGGACTGGGCATCGCCGTGCCCGTGGCCCTCAACGAATTCCCGGGCAAGCGCCTGGTCATCGCCCTGCTGAACACGGGCATGGGCCTGCCCCCCGTGGTGGTGGGCCTCTTCGTGACCGTGCTGCTGTGGCGCAGCGGGCCCCTGGGCTTCCTGGAGATCCTCTACACGCCGAGCGCCATGATCCTCGCCCAGGCCGTCATCGCCTCGCCCATCATCGCGGGCATCAGCCTCTCGGCCCTCCAGCACCTGCCGCCGGGCCTGCGCCTGCAGATCCTCGCCCTGGGCGCCTCGCGGCCCCAGATGGTGTGGCTGCTGCTGAAGGAGGCCCGCCTGCCCCTGCTGGCCGCCGTGATGGCGGGCTTCGGCGGCGTCATTTCCGAAGTGGGCGCCTCCATCATGGTGGGCGGCAACATCAAAGGCCAGACGCGGGTGCTGACGACAGCCACCGTGATGGAGACGGGCCGCGGCAATTTCGAGGTGGCCTTCGCCCTCAGCATCATCCTGCTGATCCTGGCCTTCTCCGTGAACGCGGTGCTGACCCATGTCCAGCAGCGGGACCGGCCCCGATGA